A stretch of Perognathus longimembris pacificus isolate PPM17 chromosome 1, ASM2315922v1, whole genome shotgun sequence DNA encodes these proteins:
- the Foxred2 gene encoding FAD-dependent oxidoreductase domain-containing protein 2: MGGGTRLAAATLWAPLGLLLTLAPPPARGSRPHRDYCVVGAGPAGLQMAAFLQRAGRDYAVFERAAAPGSFFTRYPRHRKLISINKRYTGKANAEFNLRHDWNSLLSHDPRLLFRHYSRAYFPDAGDMVRYLRDFADRLRLRVRYNTTIAHVGLHRDSRAWNGHYFILTDQHGQAYQCSVLLVATGLSVPNQLDFPGSEFVEGYESVSTDPEDFVGQNVLILGHGNSAFETAENILGVTNFVHMLSRSRVRLSWATHYVGDVRAINNGLLDTYQLKSLDGLLESDLEDLAFVKDRAGKLHITLKFFLEEANANQSADSITLPQDDSDNFAMRVAYDRVIRCLGWRFDFSIFNQSLRLSSGSEFGKKYPLIRASYESKGTRGLFILGTASHSVDYRKSAGGFIHGFRYTARAVHRLLEHRHHGVAWPSTEHPITQLTSSIVRRVNEASGLYQMFGVLADIILLNENATAFEYLEEFPVQMLAQLETLTGRRARHGLFVINMEYGKNFSGPEKDVFFYDRSVGDTEDAWQSNFLHPVLYYYRRLPTEQDVRFRPAHWPLPRPAAIHHIVEDFLTDWTAPVGHILPLRRFLENCLNTDLRSFYAESCFLFSLTRRKLPPSCQLGYLRMQGLASTESLRQHGVDSGILQDYDSVGQHWEGGSQLPGKPGLSSRPLAPGPLDQSLDSNREEL; this comes from the exons ATGGGCGGCGGGACGCGCCTCGCCGCGGCCACGCTCTGGGCGCCCCTGGGGCTGCTCCTGACGCTGGCCCCGCCGCCGGCCCGGGGCTCCCGTCCGCACCGGGACTACTGCGTGGTGGGCGCGGGGCCCGCGGGCCTGCAGATGGCCGCCTTCCTGCAGCGCGCCGGCAGGGACTACGCCGTGTTCGAGCGGGCGGCCGCGCCGGGCAGCTTCTTCACGCGCTACCCGCGGCACCGCAAGCTCATCAGCATCAACAAGCGCTACACCGGCAAGGCCAACGCCGAGTTCAACCTCCGCCACGACTGGAACTCCCTGCTCAGCCACGACCCGCGCCTGCTCTTCAGACACTACTCGCGAGCCTACTTCCCCGACGCCGGCGACATGGTGCGCTACCTGCGCGACTTCGCCGACCGCCTGCGGCTCCGCGTGCGGTACAACACCACCATCGCCCACGTCGGCCTGCACAGGGACTCCCGCGCCTGGAATGGCCACTACTTCATCCTGACCGACCAGCACGGCCAGGCATACCAGTGCAG CGTCCTCCTTGTAGCTACAGGTTTGTCGGTTCCCAACCAGCTGGACTTCCCCGGCTCCGAATTTGTGGAGGGTTATGAGTCCGTGTCCACAGACCCTGAGGACTTCGTGGGTCAGAACGTGCTGATCCTGGGCCACGGGAACTCTGCCTTTGAGACAGCAGAGAACATCTTGGGGGTCACAAACTTTGTCCACATGCTGAGCCGCTCCCGGGTGCGGCTCTCCTGGGCCACCCACTATGTCGGAGACGTCAG AGCCATCAACAACGGCCTGCTGGACACCTACCAGCTGAAGTCCCTGGACGGGCTTCTGGAGTCCGACCTGGAGGACCTGGCCTTCGTGAAGGACCGCGCCGGCAAGCTCCACATCACCCTGAAGTTCTTCCTGGAGGAAGCCAATGCCAACCAGAGTGCCGACTCCATCACCCTCCCCCAGGACGACAGTGACAACTTCGCCATGCGGGTGGCCTACGACCGAGTCATCCGCTGCCTGGGCTGGAGATTTGACTTCTCCATTTTCAACCA GTCCCTCAGACTCTCCTCCGGGAGTGAGTTTGGCAAGAAGTACCCGTTGATCAGAGCTAGCTACGAGTCCAAAGGAACCCGAGGTCTCTTTATCCTGGGGACCGCCAGCCACTCGGTGGACTACCGGAAATCCGCGGGGGGCTTCATCCATGGATTCCGATACACAG CGCGTGCCGTCCACCGGCTCCTGGAACATCGCCACCATGGTGTCGCCTGGCCGTCCACGGAGCACCCCATCACACAGCTGACCAGCTCCATCGTCCGGCGCGTGAACGAGGCTTCTGGGCTGTACCAGATGTTCGGGGTGCTGGCTGACATCATCCTGCTGAACGA GAACGCCACAGCATTTGAGTACCTGGAGGAGTTCCCCGTGCAGATGCTGGCGCAGCTGGAGACCCTCACGGGGAGGAGGGCACGGCATGGGCTCTTCGTCATCAACATGGAGTATGGCAAAAACTTCTCTGGGCCAGAGAAGGACGTCTTCTTCTATGACCGGTCCGTGGGGGACACAGAAGATGCCTGGCAGTCTAACTTCCTCCACCCGGTCCTCTATTACTACAGACGCCTCCCCACCG agCAGGATGTGCGTTTCCGCCCGGCGCACTGGCCCCTGCCCCGGCCAGCAGCCATCCACCACATCGTGGAGGACTTCCTCACCGACTGGACCGCGCCGGTCGGCCACATCCTCCCTCTGAGGCGCTTCCTGGAAAACTGTCTGAACACCGATCTGCGGAGCTTCTACGCAG AATCCTGTTTCCTGTTCAGCCTGACGCGCCGGAAGCTGCCCCCCTCCTGCCAGCTCGGGTACCTGCGCATGCAGGGGCTGGCCAGCACTGAAAGCCTCCGGCAGCACGGGGTGGACAGCGGGATTCTGCAGGACTATGACTCCGTGGGCCAGCACTGGGAGGGCGGCAGCCAACTGCCTGGCAAGCCTGGGCTCAGCAGTCGCCCCCTGGCGCCAGGGCCTCTGGACCAGTCCCTTGACAGCAACAGGGAGGAACTCTGA